A genome region from Paludibacterium sp. B53371 includes the following:
- the sctE gene encoding type III secretion system translocon subunit SctE produces MLRGPLGTPRPAATHRASIARLRLVQGDLDMTTIAYLPSLGTTALPKSESADQTAPIGQEIRSQYFDPVEDAYLALGAVLDQALPSQPSRLDTPKDAEPPAPPAATGKTDSPGWHQLPPPKTGTRLSDLRSLLQGLLEKMQAQGKGKKISVDDIQLMPVDKVMVAISCNMYDNSMELAAIDIDGMNKSNDVIASLRYKQCDDLRDQIDKALADQKKAKKGGIFGAILNWINTAVHAIIGVAKILVGNVVGGVADLVTAGALLVKSLMKTLALVDPNHKSTYDKVADIAGKIALFSELFSLGSAITGMGAGTGSKLMQGDGKFAKLLRGIDKNMTYLEAAKFTTFAVTPAAEQITSGVIDLNSAKTRKQIQDDINDSMFLQFLISQLDAKARDLQSEASDYMTEAANSMRRGNDSLNVLHQSQRLIINPI; encoded by the coding sequence TTGTTGCGCGGACCGCTCGGAACACCGCGCCCTGCGGCAACACATCGAGCAAGCATTGCGCGCTTGCGCCTCGTCCAAGGAGACCTCGACATGACCACGATTGCTTACTTGCCGTCTCTCGGCACCACTGCTCTGCCCAAGAGTGAATCTGCAGACCAGACCGCCCCGATCGGCCAGGAGATCCGGTCGCAGTACTTTGATCCGGTAGAAGACGCCTATCTGGCCCTGGGCGCGGTCCTGGATCAGGCCCTGCCGTCTCAACCATCCCGGCTTGATACGCCCAAGGACGCCGAACCGCCCGCACCACCCGCCGCAACGGGCAAGACAGACAGCCCGGGCTGGCATCAATTACCGCCACCGAAAACCGGTACACGGCTGAGCGATCTGCGCAGTCTGCTGCAAGGGCTGCTGGAGAAAATGCAGGCTCAGGGCAAAGGCAAGAAGATCAGTGTCGACGATATTCAGCTCATGCCCGTCGACAAGGTGATGGTGGCCATCTCCTGCAATATGTACGACAACAGTATGGAATTGGCGGCGATTGACATCGATGGCATGAACAAATCCAACGATGTTATCGCCAGCCTGCGCTACAAGCAGTGTGATGATCTGCGTGATCAGATCGACAAAGCGCTGGCCGATCAGAAAAAAGCCAAGAAGGGTGGGATTTTCGGCGCCATCCTGAACTGGATCAATACCGCAGTTCACGCCATTATCGGCGTCGCCAAGATTCTGGTGGGCAATGTTGTCGGCGGGGTTGCGGACCTGGTCACTGCCGGCGCCCTGCTGGTCAAGTCATTGATGAAAACCCTGGCGCTGGTGGACCCCAACCATAAATCCACCTATGACAAGGTCGCCGATATTGCCGGCAAGATTGCGCTCTTTTCTGAATTGTTCAGCCTGGGCAGCGCCATCACCGGCATGGGCGCCGGCACGGGATCCAAACTCATGCAGGGCGATGGCAAGTTCGCCAAGCTGCTACGCGGCATCGACAAGAACATGACATACCTGGAAGCGGCCAAGTTCACGACTTTTGCCGTGACCCCTGCCGCCGAGCAGATCACCAGTGGGGTGATCGATCTCAACAGCGCCAAAACACGTAAACAGATCCAGGATGACATCAACGATTCGATGTTCCTGCAATTTCTGATTTCACAGCTGGACGCCAAGGCCAGAGACCTGCAATCCGAGGCAAGCGATTACATGACAGAAGCGGCCAACAGCATGCGCCGTGGCAATGACAGTCTGAACGTCCTGCACCAAAGCCAACGATTGATCATCAATCCGATCTGA
- a CDS encoding nuclear transport factor 2 family protein, translating into MPSSLSQAEVLAQAQLDAYNAHDLEPFLACFAEQVQVFVFPSTLQFSGKAAMRERYAQRFTDETLHARLLNRMVQGQTVIDQELVSLRLPEGPGTMEAIAIYDVQDGLIARVTFILGVQRLLAA; encoded by the coding sequence ATGCCTTCCTCCCTTTCTCAGGCTGAAGTTCTCGCCCAGGCCCAACTTGACGCCTATAACGCCCATGACCTGGAGCCCTTTCTGGCATGCTTCGCCGAGCAGGTCCAGGTCTTTGTCTTCCCGTCCACACTACAATTTTCCGGCAAGGCCGCCATGCGTGAGCGATATGCCCAGCGATTTACCGACGAAACGCTGCATGCGCGTTTGTTAAATCGTATGGTTCAGGGGCAGACGGTGATTGATCAGGAGTTAGTGAGCCTGCGTTTGCCAGAGGGGCCAGGCACCATGGAGGCCATCGCCATCTACGACGTGCAGGACGGGCTGATTGCCCGCGTGACTTTCATCCTTGGCGTACAGCGTTTGCTGGCTGCCTGA
- a CDS encoding polyprenyl synthetase family protein yields the protein MLAVDRVIRTRLHSDVVLIRQVSEYIISAGGKRLRPALTLLSGQACGYRGAHLFELAAMVECIHTATLLHDDVVDESELRRGRETANALFGNAASVLVGDFLYTRAFQMMVTTHNMRILEVMAEATNIIAEGEVLQLLNIGNAEVDEASYLQVIEFKTAKLFEAACRVGALIAGADLQTETAMADYGRYLGCAFQIIDDVLDYSGDADTIGKSLGDDLAEGKPTLPLIYTMQHGTPEQSECVRQAITNASRDHFQPVLAAVQSCGALGYARAAAVQASQKAIAAIAGLPASDATRAMRELADYAVNRQS from the coding sequence ATGCTGGCGGTCGATCGTGTCATCCGTACACGCCTGCACTCTGATGTGGTTCTGATCCGTCAGGTATCCGAATACATCATCTCTGCCGGCGGCAAGCGGCTGCGTCCCGCCCTGACCCTGCTGTCTGGCCAGGCCTGTGGCTATCGCGGCGCCCATCTGTTCGAACTGGCGGCCATGGTCGAGTGCATTCATACGGCCACCTTGCTGCACGACGATGTGGTGGATGAGTCCGAACTGCGCCGCGGCCGCGAAACCGCCAATGCCCTGTTCGGCAATGCCGCCAGTGTGCTGGTGGGTGACTTCCTTTATACCCGTGCCTTCCAGATGATGGTCACCACGCACAATATGCGCATTCTGGAAGTCATGGCCGAAGCCACCAACATCATCGCCGAGGGCGAGGTGCTGCAGTTGCTGAACATCGGTAACGCCGAGGTAGACGAAGCCTCCTATCTGCAGGTGATCGAGTTCAAGACCGCCAAGCTGTTCGAGGCGGCCTGTCGCGTCGGCGCCCTGATTGCCGGTGCCGATCTGCAGACCGAGACTGCTATGGCCGATTACGGCCGCTATCTTGGCTGTGCCTTCCAGATTATCGATGACGTGCTGGATTACAGCGGTGATGCCGACACCATCGGCAAGAGCCTGGGGGACGATCTGGCTGAAGGCAAGCCGACCCTGCCGCTGATCTACACCATGCAGCATGGCACGCCGGAACAATCCGAATGTGTGCGTCAGGCGATTACCAACGCCAGTCGCGATCATTTCCAGCCGGTACTGGCTGCGGTACAATCCTGCGGCGCGTTGGGCTATGCCCGCGCCGCCGCGGTGCAAGCCTCGCAAAAGGCCATTGCAGCCATTGCCGGCCTGCCGGCGTCCGACGCCACCCGCGCCATGCGCGAACTGGCCGATTACGCCGTCAACCGTCAGTCCTGA
- the rplU gene encoding 50S ribosomal protein L21, which yields MYAVVKTGGKQYKVAVGEKLKVEQIPADIDSQIVLEEVLMVADGDQVTVGTPRIAGATVTATVVAHGRGEKIRIFKMRRRKHYQKHQGHRQNYTEIRIDAIAK from the coding sequence ATGTATGCGGTCGTAAAAACTGGCGGCAAACAGTACAAAGTTGCCGTTGGCGAAAAACTCAAAGTAGAACAGATACCTGCAGACATCGACAGCCAAATCGTACTTGAAGAAGTATTGATGGTTGCTGATGGTGATCAGGTCACCGTGGGGACCCCCCGCATTGCTGGTGCAACCGTGACGGCAACCGTCGTGGCACATGGCCGTGGCGAAAAGATCCGCATCTTCAAGATGCGTCGCCGCAAGCACTACCAGAAGCATCAGGGTCATCGTCAGAACTACACCGAAATCCGTATCGACGCGATTGCCAAGTAA
- the rpmA gene encoding 50S ribosomal protein L27 → MAHKKAGGSSRNGRDSESKRLGVKVYGSELIPAGSIIVRQRGTRFHAGENVGCGKDHTLFAKVDGYVQFTVKGAQQRKYVTVVPYTGVDAE, encoded by the coding sequence ATGGCACATAAAAAAGCAGGCGGTAGCTCCCGCAACGGTCGCGATTCCGAATCGAAGCGCCTGGGCGTGAAGGTATACGGCAGCGAACTGATTCCGGCCGGTTCCATCATCGTGCGTCAGCGCGGCACCCGTTTCCACGCTGGTGAAAACGTCGGCTGCGGCAAGGACCACACCCTGTTCGCCAAGGTTGATGGCTACGTGCAGTTCACCGTCAAGGGTGCTCAGCAACGCAAGTACGTCACCGTGGTACCGTACACCGGCGTCGACGCCGAGTAA
- the obgE gene encoding GTPase ObgE, with protein sequence MKFIDEARIEVAGGKGGNGAASFRREKYVPFGGPDGGDGGKGGSVYAVADENINTLVEYRFVKRYQAQHGERGQSSDCYGKGGDDIELRMPVGTQVIDTDTEEVIADLTQNGQRILLARGGKGGLGNLHFKSSTNRAPRQCTPGEEGEKRMLRLELKVLADVGLLGMPNAGKSTLIRSVSAAKPKVADYPFTTLHPNLGVVRMNDAQSFVIADIPGLIEGAAEGAGLGHRFLKHLSRTGLLLHVVDLAPFDPEVDPVREAKAIVEELRKYDEELYQKPRWLVLNKLDMLDEDERRERTEAFLNGFDWPRDVPDDRDGFDITAHRVFCISAITGEGTRELTRAIMDYLEVVRAAAREAAEQARQAEAEAKALAKAQRSSLIQPATNVDDKTA encoded by the coding sequence ATGAAATTTATTGACGAAGCACGCATCGAAGTCGCCGGCGGCAAGGGTGGCAATGGCGCAGCCAGTTTCCGCCGCGAAAAGTACGTACCGTTCGGCGGGCCGGACGGTGGTGACGGCGGCAAGGGCGGCAGCGTCTATGCCGTGGCCGATGAAAACATCAACACCCTGGTCGAGTACCGCTTCGTCAAGCGCTACCAGGCGCAGCACGGCGAGCGGGGACAAAGTTCCGACTGCTACGGCAAGGGCGGCGACGATATCGAACTGCGCATGCCGGTCGGCACCCAGGTGATCGACACCGACACCGAAGAAGTGATCGCCGACCTGACGCAAAACGGCCAGCGCATTCTGCTGGCTCGTGGCGGCAAGGGCGGGCTTGGCAACCTGCACTTCAAGTCCTCGACCAACCGCGCCCCGCGTCAGTGCACCCCGGGAGAAGAAGGCGAAAAGCGCATGCTGCGCCTGGAGCTGAAAGTGCTGGCCGACGTCGGCCTGCTCGGCATGCCGAACGCCGGCAAGTCGACACTGATCCGCTCGGTATCGGCAGCCAAGCCCAAGGTCGCCGACTATCCGTTCACCACCCTGCACCCCAACCTCGGTGTCGTGCGCATGAACGATGCGCAAAGCTTCGTGATCGCTGACATTCCCGGCCTGATCGAAGGGGCGGCAGAAGGCGCCGGCCTGGGCCACCGTTTCCTCAAGCACCTGAGCCGTACCGGTCTGCTGCTGCATGTGGTCGATCTGGCGCCGTTCGATCCGGAAGTCGACCCGGTGCGCGAAGCAAAGGCGATTGTCGAAGAGCTGCGCAAATACGACGAAGAGCTGTACCAGAAGCCCCGCTGGCTGGTGCTCAACAAGCTGGACATGCTGGACGAGGACGAGCGCCGCGAAAGAACCGAAGCCTTCCTGAACGGCTTTGACTGGCCGCGGGATGTTCCGGATGACCGCGACGGCTTCGACATCACGGCTCACCGCGTGTTCTGCATTTCCGCCATCACCGGCGAAGGGACGCGTGAGCTGACCCGCGCCATCATGGACTACCTGGAAGTCGTTCGTGCTGCCGCACGAGAAGCGGCCGAACAGGCACGCCAGGCCGAAGCGGAAGCCAAGGCCCTGGCCAAAGCGCAACGCAGCAGCCTGATCCAGCCGGCGACCAACGTTGACGACAAGACGGCATAA